A stretch of Apis cerana isolate GH-2021 linkage group LG1, AcerK_1.0, whole genome shotgun sequence DNA encodes these proteins:
- the LOC107994744 gene encoding proteasome maturation protein, with the protein MSFGLPSLIPKPVVNGQFNIHDDNYGVPNPMISGLSASRQHIGYGHPLEISERNYEKNRTHINMVLLRNSQGLHAPMRLAMELKATEKIGRLPFLPSSNMMKDVLLGKDEEIGFEDILNISEFREQMGQPHAVIEKSLGIL; encoded by the exons atg agttTTGGTTTACCTTCACTTATACCAAAACCTGTTGTGAACGGTCAATTCAATATTCACGATGACAATTATGGTGTACCTAATCCCATGATTTCagg GTTATCGGCATCTAGACAACATATAGGTTATGGACATCCACTAGAAATATCTGAGAgaaat tatGAAAAAAATCGTACTCATATAAATATggtattattaagaaattcacAAGGATTACATGCTCCAATGCGTTTAGCAATGGAATTGAAAGCAACTGAAAAAATTGGGCGATTACCATTTCTTCCATCATCAAATATGATGAAAGATGTGTTACTTggaaaagatgaagaaatagg GTTTGAAgatatactaaatatatctGAATTTAGAGAACAAATGGGTCAACCACATGCTGTTATTGAAAAAAGTCTTGGAATATTGTAA
- the LOC107994723 gene encoding uncharacterized protein LOC107994723 isoform X3: protein MRMVNRLKGIYLFRAAVRLVLEYIEWLVEEPVIEEVSDDIAINIRRAEQKRLEKKMLTLQDRSYLLTRPENRAKEDRRYVYELFKKFRVFVKYPERLREVLAGVCYYQYLRAGRVIVRQGHKPRNQYFIINGEVSVTKTIIDRWTGETKEIDMGILTSGDVFGEIAMLCNIPRSATVVTLTSVDLILIPQNEFDDLVRPFLQKEWDLLQDALINFNYFKSWDEKTIRECCILSKIRDYQIDEVLLGDGKGMVNYVHFLLEGECSLIEHMIVREKHSVYGTHYELYDPEKAKSLSWSKNSKIIEKIDELEYEYQKTKENDMEVDEDFVDYAQLLLSSKPTDRRTDLERTSIITTTLLDVINQWHKITDVAEMLMREPSSISQQRYPIDVRTIFMQICTFSRGACFGLGENMVNRRIVANTPVRCCLIPRYWLKIHNRANIWERVKQFMDSKFPTKEQLFQNFVTNRRWLEYKKILVDDIGERTGRRIRNNVTIHDVPYAIRIVSDIGVEI, encoded by the exons ATGCGAATg gtCAATAGGTTAAAaggaatttatctttttcgagCTGCTGTAAGACTTGTCTTGGAATATATTGAATGGTTGGTTGAAGAACCAGTGATTGAAGAAGTTAGCGATGATATCGCTATCAATATTCGAAGGGCAGAACAGAAaagacttgaaaaaaaaatgcttacaCTACAg GATCGTTCTTATTTGTTGACGAGACCAGAAAATCGAGCGAAAGAGGATAGaagatatgtatatgaattatttaaaaagtttcgcgtatttgtaaaatatcctGAACGTTTGAGAGAAGTTTTAGCGGGAGTATgctattatcaatatttacgaGCTGGTCGCGTAATTGTACGACAAGGCCATAAACCtcgaaatcaatattttattataaatggagAAGTCAGTGTAACGAAAACAATTATTGATCGTTGGACAg gcgaaacgaaagaaattgatatggGTATTTTAACTTCTGGTGATGTATTTGGTGAAATTGCGATGCTATGTAATATTCCAAGATCAGCAACAGTAGTTACATTAA CTTCAGTAGATTTGATACTTATTCCTCAAAATGAATTTGACGATCTTGTACGAccttttttacaaaaagaatgGGACTTATTACAAGatgcattaattaattttaattattttaaatcttgggATGAAAAAACAATACGAGAATGTTGCATTCTTAGTAAAATAAGAGATTATCAAATTGATGag gtTTTATTAGGTGATGGTAAAGGAATGGTGAATTATGTTCATTTCTTATTAGAAGGCGAATGTAGTTTAATAGAACATATGATTGTTCGTGAAAAACATTCTGTTTATGGAActcattatgaattatatgatcCCGAAAAGGCAAAAAGTTTATCATggtcaaaaaattcaaaaataattgaaaaaattgacgaATTGGAATACGAATATCAAAAAACTAaa gaAAATGACATGGAGGTAGATGAAGATTTTGTAGATTATGCTCAActtttattatcttcaaaGCCAACTGATAGAAGAACAGATCTTGAACGTACAAGCATTATTACTACAACATTATTGGATGTA ATAAACCAATGGCACAAAATTACGGATGTAGCAGAAATGTTAATGAGAGAACCTTCATCTATTTCTCAACAACGTTATCCGATTGACGTACGtacaatatttatgcaaatctgTACGTTTAGCAGGGGTGCATGTTTCGGATtag gAGAGAATATGGTTAATCGAAGAATAGTAGCTAATACACCCGTAAGATGTTGTTTGATTCCACGATATtggttaaaaattcataatcgtGCAAATATTTGGGAACGCGTTAAACAATTTATGGATTCAAAATTTCCTACGAAGgaacaattatttcaaaactttgTAACGAATCGAAG atggttagaatataagaaaattttagttGATGATATAGGTGAACGTACAGGTCGACGTATTCGTAATAATGTAACAATACATGATGTTCCTTACGCGATTAGAATTGTAAGTGATATAGGCGTGGAAATATAA
- the LOC107994723 gene encoding uncharacterized protein LOC107994723 isoform X1, which translates to MTHYTLRRRISLRESFLEVLRRRSVVIRPVNRLKGIYLFRAAVRLVLEYIEWLVEEPVIEEVSDDIAINIRRAEQKRLEKKMLTLQDRSYLLTRPENRAKEDRRYVYELFKKFRVFVKYPERLREVLAGVCYYQYLRAGRVIVRQGHKPRNQYFIINGEVSVTKTIIDRWTGETKEIDMGILTSGDVFGEIAMLCNIPRSATVVTLTSVDLILIPQNEFDDLVRPFLQKEWDLLQDALINFNYFKSWDEKTIRECCILSKIRDYQIDEVLLGDGKGMVNYVHFLLEGECSLIEHMIVREKHSVYGTHYELYDPEKAKSLSWSKNSKIIEKIDELEYEYQKTKENDMEVDEDFVDYAQLLLSSKPTDRRTDLERTSIITTTLLDVINQWHKITDVAEMLMREPSSISQQRYPIDVRTIFMQICTFSRGACFGLGENMVNRRIVANTPVRCCLIPRYWLKIHNRANIWERVKQFMDSKFPTKEQLFQNFVTNRRWLEYKKILVDDIGERTGRRIRNNVTIHDVPYAIRIVSDIGVEI; encoded by the exons atgacACATTACACATTACGCAGAAGAATTTCTCTTCGTGAATCATTTCTTGAAGTATTAAGAAGAAGATCAGTAGTTATAAGACca gtCAATAGGTTAAAaggaatttatctttttcgagCTGCTGTAAGACTTGTCTTGGAATATATTGAATGGTTGGTTGAAGAACCAGTGATTGAAGAAGTTAGCGATGATATCGCTATCAATATTCGAAGGGCAGAACAGAAaagacttgaaaaaaaaatgcttacaCTACAg GATCGTTCTTATTTGTTGACGAGACCAGAAAATCGAGCGAAAGAGGATAGaagatatgtatatgaattatttaaaaagtttcgcgtatttgtaaaatatcctGAACGTTTGAGAGAAGTTTTAGCGGGAGTATgctattatcaatatttacgaGCTGGTCGCGTAATTGTACGACAAGGCCATAAACCtcgaaatcaatattttattataaatggagAAGTCAGTGTAACGAAAACAATTATTGATCGTTGGACAg gcgaaacgaaagaaattgatatggGTATTTTAACTTCTGGTGATGTATTTGGTGAAATTGCGATGCTATGTAATATTCCAAGATCAGCAACAGTAGTTACATTAA CTTCAGTAGATTTGATACTTATTCCTCAAAATGAATTTGACGATCTTGTACGAccttttttacaaaaagaatgGGACTTATTACAAGatgcattaattaattttaattattttaaatcttgggATGAAAAAACAATACGAGAATGTTGCATTCTTAGTAAAATAAGAGATTATCAAATTGATGag gtTTTATTAGGTGATGGTAAAGGAATGGTGAATTATGTTCATTTCTTATTAGAAGGCGAATGTAGTTTAATAGAACATATGATTGTTCGTGAAAAACATTCTGTTTATGGAActcattatgaattatatgatcCCGAAAAGGCAAAAAGTTTATCATggtcaaaaaattcaaaaataattgaaaaaattgacgaATTGGAATACGAATATCAAAAAACTAaa gaAAATGACATGGAGGTAGATGAAGATTTTGTAGATTATGCTCAActtttattatcttcaaaGCCAACTGATAGAAGAACAGATCTTGAACGTACAAGCATTATTACTACAACATTATTGGATGTA ATAAACCAATGGCACAAAATTACGGATGTAGCAGAAATGTTAATGAGAGAACCTTCATCTATTTCTCAACAACGTTATCCGATTGACGTACGtacaatatttatgcaaatctgTACGTTTAGCAGGGGTGCATGTTTCGGATtag gAGAGAATATGGTTAATCGAAGAATAGTAGCTAATACACCCGTAAGATGTTGTTTGATTCCACGATATtggttaaaaattcataatcgtGCAAATATTTGGGAACGCGTTAAACAATTTATGGATTCAAAATTTCCTACGAAGgaacaattatttcaaaactttgTAACGAATCGAAG atggttagaatataagaaaattttagttGATGATATAGGTGAACGTACAGGTCGACGTATTCGTAATAATGTAACAATACATGATGTTCCTTACGCGATTAGAATTGTAAGTGATATAGGCGTGGAAATATAA
- the LOC107994995 gene encoding uncharacterized protein LOC107994995: MNVKILDGGFGAQLSTHVNEKVDGDPLWTSKFLVTNPNAVYATHLDFLKAGADIIETNTYQASIPSLMKHLSISKEESIKLLHKAVHLAKTAVNDYTKEVINNNDVENKNPMIVASCGPYGASLHDGSEYNGAYGKITPRENIIQWHKSRIDAIINAGIDLLALETIPCYQEAEAIIELLREYPNTKAWLSFSCERNTQKIVDGSNFQELSTRCYKTLPGQIVAIGVNCIAPKDVTPLLKNINMGSGNDFIPLIAYPNSGEIYSPNEGWIKNESYAPLENFIPEWLEFGIRYLGGCCRMYAENIKSIRKAVNNFKKSKEK, from the coding sequence atgaatgttaaGATTTTAGATGGTGGATTTGGTGCTCAATTATCTACTCATGTTAATGAAAAAGTCGATGGTGATCCTTTATGGACATCAAAATTTTTGGTAACAAATCCTAATGCAGTATATGCTACAcatttggattttttaaaagcAGGTGCagatattattgaaacaaataCATATCAAGCTTCAATTCCTAGTCTAATGAAACATTTATCTATAAGCAAAgaagaaagtataaaattgttacataAAGCTGTTCATCTTGCTAAAACTGCAGTGAATGATTATACTAaagaagttataaataataatgatgttgAGAATAAAAATCCTATGATTGTTGCATCTTGTGGGCCATATGGAGCTAGTTTACATGATGGTTCAGAATATAATGGAGCTTATGGTAAAATAACACCTCGTGAAAACATAATTCAATGGCATAAATCGCGTATAGATGCTATTATAAATGCTGGTATAGATTTATTAGCATTAGAAACTATACCTTGCTATCAGGAAGCAGAAGCAATAATTGAACTTCTAAGAGAATATCCAAATACTAAAGCATGGCTTTCATTTTCTTGTGAAAGAAATACACAAAAAATAGTAGATGGAAGCAATTTTCAAGAACTTTCTACACGTTGTTATAAAACATTACCAGGACAAATAGTTGCCATTGGTGTAAATTGTATTGCTCCAAAAGATGTAActcctttattaaaaaatattaatatgggATCaggaaatgattttattcCACTTATAGCATATCCTAACAGTGGTGAAATCTACTCACCAAATGAAGGatggataaaaaatgaaagttatgCACcacttgaaaatttcattcctgAATGGTTAGAATTTGGAATACGATATCTTGGAGGATGTTGCAGAATGTATGCagagaatataaaatcaattaggAAAGcagtaaataatttcaagaaatcaaaagagaaataa
- the LOC107994723 gene encoding uncharacterized protein LOC107994723 isoform X2: MQRKDIKSYIVNRLKGIYLFRAAVRLVLEYIEWLVEEPVIEEVSDDIAINIRRAEQKRLEKKMLTLQDRSYLLTRPENRAKEDRRYVYELFKKFRVFVKYPERLREVLAGVCYYQYLRAGRVIVRQGHKPRNQYFIINGEVSVTKTIIDRWTGETKEIDMGILTSGDVFGEIAMLCNIPRSATVVTLTSVDLILIPQNEFDDLVRPFLQKEWDLLQDALINFNYFKSWDEKTIRECCILSKIRDYQIDEVLLGDGKGMVNYVHFLLEGECSLIEHMIVREKHSVYGTHYELYDPEKAKSLSWSKNSKIIEKIDELEYEYQKTKENDMEVDEDFVDYAQLLLSSKPTDRRTDLERTSIITTTLLDVINQWHKITDVAEMLMREPSSISQQRYPIDVRTIFMQICTFSRGACFGLGENMVNRRIVANTPVRCCLIPRYWLKIHNRANIWERVKQFMDSKFPTKEQLFQNFVTNRRWLEYKKILVDDIGERTGRRIRNNVTIHDVPYAIRIVSDIGVEI, from the exons ATGCAGAGAAAAGACATCAAATcatatatt gtCAATAGGTTAAAaggaatttatctttttcgagCTGCTGTAAGACTTGTCTTGGAATATATTGAATGGTTGGTTGAAGAACCAGTGATTGAAGAAGTTAGCGATGATATCGCTATCAATATTCGAAGGGCAGAACAGAAaagacttgaaaaaaaaatgcttacaCTACAg GATCGTTCTTATTTGTTGACGAGACCAGAAAATCGAGCGAAAGAGGATAGaagatatgtatatgaattatttaaaaagtttcgcgtatttgtaaaatatcctGAACGTTTGAGAGAAGTTTTAGCGGGAGTATgctattatcaatatttacgaGCTGGTCGCGTAATTGTACGACAAGGCCATAAACCtcgaaatcaatattttattataaatggagAAGTCAGTGTAACGAAAACAATTATTGATCGTTGGACAg gcgaaacgaaagaaattgatatggGTATTTTAACTTCTGGTGATGTATTTGGTGAAATTGCGATGCTATGTAATATTCCAAGATCAGCAACAGTAGTTACATTAA CTTCAGTAGATTTGATACTTATTCCTCAAAATGAATTTGACGATCTTGTACGAccttttttacaaaaagaatgGGACTTATTACAAGatgcattaattaattttaattattttaaatcttgggATGAAAAAACAATACGAGAATGTTGCATTCTTAGTAAAATAAGAGATTATCAAATTGATGag gtTTTATTAGGTGATGGTAAAGGAATGGTGAATTATGTTCATTTCTTATTAGAAGGCGAATGTAGTTTAATAGAACATATGATTGTTCGTGAAAAACATTCTGTTTATGGAActcattatgaattatatgatcCCGAAAAGGCAAAAAGTTTATCATggtcaaaaaattcaaaaataattgaaaaaattgacgaATTGGAATACGAATATCAAAAAACTAaa gaAAATGACATGGAGGTAGATGAAGATTTTGTAGATTATGCTCAActtttattatcttcaaaGCCAACTGATAGAAGAACAGATCTTGAACGTACAAGCATTATTACTACAACATTATTGGATGTA ATAAACCAATGGCACAAAATTACGGATGTAGCAGAAATGTTAATGAGAGAACCTTCATCTATTTCTCAACAACGTTATCCGATTGACGTACGtacaatatttatgcaaatctgTACGTTTAGCAGGGGTGCATGTTTCGGATtag gAGAGAATATGGTTAATCGAAGAATAGTAGCTAATACACCCGTAAGATGTTGTTTGATTCCACGATATtggttaaaaattcataatcgtGCAAATATTTGGGAACGCGTTAAACAATTTATGGATTCAAAATTTCCTACGAAGgaacaattatttcaaaactttgTAACGAATCGAAG atggttagaatataagaaaattttagttGATGATATAGGTGAACGTACAGGTCGACGTATTCGTAATAATGTAACAATACATGATGTTCCTTACGCGATTAGAATTGTAAGTGATATAGGCGTGGAAATATAA